One Ostrea edulis chromosome 2, xbOstEdul1.1, whole genome shotgun sequence genomic region harbors:
- the LOC125682113 gene encoding uncharacterized protein LOC125682113 isoform X2 codes for METMEVKKKARAQNWTAEEEVLLIEEVKARAEILFGPLKGCGKSEKIKEIKDREWQMVADKLNSQFDNKMRGLEEAKKKYYNIKQRSKEKLDSVKKPKTGGGPPLPPLTPGEETFLNLSVGQPNVHGLNGGVDSDEQQITNSIQNENNTFW; via the exons ATGGAGACGATGGAAGTAAAAAAGAAAGCTAGGGCACAAAATTGGACCGCTGAGGAAGAAGTTCTGTTAATAGAGGAAGTGAAAGCGAGAGCAGAAATCCTCTTTGGACCTCTGAAGGGTTGTGGAAAGTCCGAAAAgattaaagaaataaaagacagaGAATGGCAAATGGTTGCTGACAAGTTAAATTC ACAATTCGACAACAAGATGAGAGGTCTGGAGGAAgcgaagaaaaaatattacaacATTAAACAGAGAA GCAAAGAAAAACTTGATTCAGTCAAAAAGCCCAAGACAGGAGGAGGTCCACCCCTCCCACCACTAACACCTGGGGAAGAGACTTTTCTGAACTTGTCAGTAGGCCAACCAAATGTCCATGGTTTAAATGGAGGTGTTGATTCTGatg AGCAGCAGATTACCAACTccattcaaaatgaaaacaatactTTCTGGTGA
- the LOC125682113 gene encoding uncharacterized protein LOC125682113 isoform X1, with product METMEVKKKARAQNWTAEEEVLLIEEVKARAEILFGPLKGCGKSEKIKEIKDREWQMVADKLNSQFDNKMRGLEEAKKKYYNIKQRSKEKLDSVKKPKTGGGPPLPPLTPGEETFLNLSVGQPNVHGLNGGVDSDGTYTCRITIQSQTFNLEVIQI from the exons ATGGAGACGATGGAAGTAAAAAAGAAAGCTAGGGCACAAAATTGGACCGCTGAGGAAGAAGTTCTGTTAATAGAGGAAGTGAAAGCGAGAGCAGAAATCCTCTTTGGACCTCTGAAGGGTTGTGGAAAGTCCGAAAAgattaaagaaataaaagacagaGAATGGCAAATGGTTGCTGACAAGTTAAATTC ACAATTCGACAACAAGATGAGAGGTCTGGAGGAAgcgaagaaaaaatattacaacATTAAACAGAGAA GCAAAGAAAAACTTGATTCAGTCAAAAAGCCCAAGACAGGAGGAGGTCCACCCCTCCCACCACTAACACCTGGGGAAGAGACTTTTCTGAACTTGTCAGTAGGCCAACCAAATGTCCATGGTTTAAATGGAGGTGTTGATTCTGatggtacatatacatgtagaatcaCTATTCAATCTCAGACTTTTAACCTTGAAGTtatccaaatttga